The genome window TTAGTTGGTAATTATTGCAGCGGGTTGGGAGAAACGTCCTGGTACCGTCGGTGACGTGGATGTGTGCTACCTCGATGATATTGCTCTTTCAGGCCCGTGTACTCAGTATCTTCTGGACTGGGATGGGACTCCCGGTTCGGAAACCTTTCCACTGACGCTTAACCAACGTAACCATCTGGAGAGTGTGAGGACGAGTGGCCGTCCATCGTGGGTCGCGGGATCGTTTGTCCTCCCCAGTAGTGTTCTCGATGGGACACAGAAGTGCACCGACGTTATTGCGGACGCAATCCGCACTCTTATCGGTGATTATGACGCATTGCGGCTAGTTCCCTCCGATTCGTCGGAAAGCGAAAATAGCCAGAGAATGTGGTCGAATGATCAACTATCGATCTCGGCCGAAGCATTCCTTACCGATTCTGACGCAGATTCTTCAACTATTCGTCAAGAAGTGGAGTCGAGGATCGACGACGCGTGCGTTCCAGGGCACAAACCAGGGCTCTTCTTTGCCCGGTGTGGTCGTCGCCTCGTGGTGGCAACTGACCATTTTCATGCGGATATGGCGAGCATCCACATCATTCTCCGACGCCTGTGGGATCTCCTGACTTCATCGACAGAGAAACTTGGAAACGGTAATAACAACCCCGAGGCCACCGATGAAAAAGTCGGCAACTCCCCAGCCCCTGATCCCGCCACAGCTCCGTCGTTTACTGATGCGGTACGAAAAGAAAAGGAAGCGTCCGCCCGCTGGCATGACAGCGAGAACAGTGATGAACTCCAGCGCGCGCTTGCGGTATGGAAGCGCTTCTTTGATCGCACCGAGGGAATTGTCCCGGCGTTCCCCGCCGAATTAGGGACGGCGACGTCGGTGACTCCTCACCACCGTACCGAACTTCTGCTACCTGCCACGGACATGACCGGGCCGATTGCAACGAGGACATTCGCCGAGGTCATGGCAGCTCTTGCCAGTTCTGTGCACACGGTGGTGGGGGCGGAATCCCTCCCATGCGTGGTTCCGATCCACACCCGCGGACGGTCGTCGAGTCCCTATCACGGGACCGTGGGGTGGATGGTCAGCAACGGTCCCGTCATCGCCGAGCCGGGTAACAGCGATGGTGTTCGCCAATGGTTGCGTGACGGTATCAACGCCGTGACCGTCCCACTGGACATCATTATGGAGACATTCCGCCCCGTGATGCCGACCCCGCAGCCCTTCATGGTGTCGTACAGCGATTTTCGCACCGGGCCCGGCCGGTCGGCAGCGATCCCCGGAGCCGTGTATTTTTCATCACTCGCCCCTACAGCAACAGTGCAGCTTTGGTTCACCAGAAACGACAAAGGGCTATCACTCCGGGCGAAATATCCCGGAACGCCCCAGGCAGAGGCAATACTCGACGAGTGCGTTGACGATCTCACCCGCCGGTTAACCGGTACCGCCTAAACCCGGACGCTCGGCCGGGACCCACCTGAGCGCGACTGCCTGAGCGCGCACCAACTAAGCGCGAACGGGCACAGCAGCCGCATAATCACCCGTCGTCACGACACTATGAATGATGGCAGCGAACCGTGACAGGAATGCAGCGATCGATTCTTCCGCCTGGGCGTTATTGGGGTAGCGCATCGAGACGTTAAGCCCCTCACCAGTGCGGTTGAGCCAGATGTAGACGTCGTCGTCGCTCATCACAGAGCTACGGAGAACGCGATCTCGATCCCCCACGTATCTGCACCCGGCACGAACCGCGTATCGACGTAGGAGATCACGAACCGCGGAGGCTCATTGATGTGCAATGCGTCGCTCACGGCGGCATAGGGGTAGACCGACAGATCACGGTGCCGCTTCGTCGCCTGAACCGTGTCCGAGAACGCGTCGGTGAAGCTCGATGCCCCGTTGAGCGGATCGTCGACGGGCATGAGCCCAACAAACCACCCGGCAGACAGCATGTACTTGGGCTCGTGGCGAGTGTGCATCGGCATGATATACCGCGCCGACGACACCGGCGAGAGCTCCGTGAGCGCCAACTTCAGGGCAGTCAGAAGCGCCGACTTGGTCGAGCCACCATTGGCTTTGGCGCGCTTACCCAGCTCCGCGATGTCCTTCTCGTTGAGCAACCACTGGGAGAGGCTGTGCTGTGCCCGGTGCTGGTCCGCCGGCGTGGCCGACCCCGACTCCGCGCCCGACCGGATAGGCAGCGGGAACACCGGCGGTGCAAGATGCCCATCAGTACCAGTGAGGAACTCCTTCCATTCCTCCACCGCACGCTCACGAGCGGACGCCGATTCCGTAACCGCGCGTTCTCCCGCACAGAAGTCCACATAAGAACCTGCTGGTGGCAGTGCTGGTTCCCGCTTATCGACGGCTGCTGCGTAGAGTTCCCTGAGCTCGGCGATGGTGAACAGCTGCGTGTAGGCGTCCATTACCGCGTGATCAGCGGCGAAAATGACGGTGAATTCCTGCGCTGCTTCAGACGTTTCAGGCTCAATCGTTGCGACGGTGACGTGCGGCCACCCGATCCCATTGACATGCTGAGCGAAATGCCGGTGAATCTCGTGGCGCAAGAGTTGGTCGTCGTGGTAAACGCCGAAGTCGTTTCGAGAAACATCAACTGCGGAAGAACCCAGCGTGTAGCGCGTAAAGGTCGTAGTCGCGTCGTCGCGGTCATTAGCGACGGCTGTCGTCCGGTATGCCTCATGACAGCTAAACCATGTGGTGAGGGCCTCGCGGAAAGCATCGGTATGCAGCGGCTGATGGATAACGAATGCTCCACCAATCCAATCCTCCGAGACGGAGGGAAGTCCCTGCTCAGCGTTGTTCTTTTCTGTGCGGAGAACTTCGCGGAGGTGATCCTCGTGGTTGATGGAAAGGCTGCGTTCGTCCTCGCTCCACTGGCTAGCGTCGTCGGTAAATTGCCAAGTAGACAGCTGCCCCGTGGGGAGGGGATAGTCGGCTAGTTCGGTGTATTCCATCGTGTCGTCCTTCGTATGCTTGTTGCCGTGCTTCTGTGCCAGTACTTCGATGTGCTTATTCAGCTGAAGTGCTGCTACGACTGTCGTGCGAGCAGTCGTGCTACTGCACTGAGTACGTGATTGCACGATGCGGGTGAGTGCACTGTGTAGGTGCGTTCCGGCCCGGGTAAAAATGCTGCTCTGGTGGGTCGATCGAGGACGCGGAAAGGGGAGACTGCCACGCCACGCTGGTTGCTATCTCCACGGTGAATAACGAAACACCGTAGATGAGCTAAAGGTTTGTACTCTCAAGTTTCGGTAGCGTAGGTTGCCGTGGCGGCCTCGTCAAGTGCTTATTTTCAATTCCGAACGATTTTTAATGGACTAGCCGTATGATTTGCAACATAATTGCGCATAGAGAGAAGGTAGAAAGACGAAGGAAACTGCCTGCTCACCGGCATATCGGTGAGCTCAACGACGCAGTCAAGGGGTGCCATCCACAAAATGGCAGTGAGGTTCGTTACATATCCGAGACAACATATGATGCAGCAGCGGTCAGCCCCGCCACTGTCAGAACAGAGGGCCATGCCCCAATTTTCTTAGCTAGTGGGTGCGACGCTCCGAATGCGGCCAAGTAGGCGGCGCCGAGTGCTTCAGCCTTCGCCGGGCCTCTCTTAGCAAGCCAGGTCCGCCCAGCGTAGAGGCCAGCTGCACCAAGAACGACGCCTCCCAGTGGCCGGATCCCGGTTTCACGCGCGGTGATCCATCCGCCGATCAAGCCCGTCGCAACAATAGGAGCCGTATCAACGTACTTGGCTTTCTTTAAAGTCCAGTTAGTTTTTGCCATATCAGTCAAAATACACGTCTTCTGGCTTCAACGACTCGGCACGGCGCGGTTGCGACTCCGCATTCTCCACATAATGGGCAGCATGGGGAATAAATGAATGAGATTGCTCATCGGACAGCTGCCGCTTGACCTTCGCCGGAACGCCCGCAGCCAGCGATTTCGCAGGGACTTCCTGTCCTTCCAACACCACTGCAGCAGCCGCGATCAGGCTTCCCTCGTGAACAACGCTGTGGGAGAGCAACGCAGATTTCATGCCCACGAGCACCCCATTTTCCACAGTGGAGCCATGAACCAGCGCCATATGCCCGACGGTGACATCGTCGCCTAGCGTGCACGGTGCATCACTATCGACGTGGAGAACGCTGTTGTCCTGAATATTCGTGCGTTCACCAATTCGAATCGAGTTCACATCGCCACGCAGAACGCAGCCGTAATACACGCTGGAATGCGCACCGATTTCAACATCACCGATCAACGTGGCATTGGGCGCAATCCATGCAGTGCGGTGAACTCGCGGCCGCCTCCCATTAAAGGGGAGAAGCAGCGGGCCGTCGGTGGATGAAGCCGTTTGTGGAGCGAAAGCCGAGTTTTCCATATCTCCATACTAGAAAGCCGCGAGAACCGGGGGTAGCCGGAACAAGCCGCGGCTACTCCTCACAGCGTTACTCCTCGCGACGGTAGACTTCCTGCGCCGAGACCTGGTCGCGAGCCATGATCGTGATGTGGTCAATATTCATCCGCGACGGCCGCGTCGCAATCCACACGACAGCGTCGGCAATGTCCTCAGCAACCATCGGCTCGAGGCCGCGGTAGACGGCGTCGGCCTTCTCCTTATCGCCACCGAAACGCACCGTCGAGAATTCGGTGTTCACCAGGCCGGGGCAAATCTCACACACACGCACCGGCTTACCCAGCAACTCCAGGCGCAGCACGCGCGTCATAGCAGCCACTGCATGCTTGGCGGCGTTGTATCCGGCTCCACCGCGGTACGGCTCGTGCCCGGCAATCGAGCTGATATTAATGACCTGACCATCGCCACTGGCCTCAACCTTGGGCAGCAGAGCACGAGTCACCCGGAGCGTGCCCAACACGTTGGTGTCATACATCCATTGCCAGTCCTCGACGTTGGCGTCGGCAATCGACTCGGATCCGTGCGCCCCACCAGCGTTATTGACCAACACGTCACACCGCGGAACCTGCTCACAGAACTTATCGACGCTCTCCTGATCGGTGACATCCAGCGGCAGGGCGACGGCGTCAATACCCTCTGCGACGGCTTGGAGCTTCTCGACGCGCCTGGCACCAATGTAGACGGTGTATCCCGCGTCGGCCAGCGCCTTTGCGGACGCCGCGCCGATGCCGGAACTTGCGCCCGTAATGACGGCTACAGGTTTGGTGCCGTCGCCATGAGCGCCAGAATCATTAGTGGTAGCGGAAAAAGCGTCTTTAGAAGGTGATGTCATAAATAATTCTCCAAAGGTACGGATATTTATAAGGGTTTTACAGGTTAAAGATTGTACGGGTCGTGGGGGACACACGTGCCCCGCTCGACGGAATGCGCCCCCACCGCGCCACTACTGAATAGCGACTTTTTGATCCAACGTCGTCAGCGCCTTATCCAGGATCTCAAGACCCTGGCGTGCAACGTCGTCGGGAATATTGAGGGCGGGGCAAATGTGGATACGGTTCATGTTTTGGAACACAACCAAGCCGTTCTCACGGCACTCCGCAACGAGCTCCTTGACCTCGGGAGCGGTTGTTCCATACGCACCGAGCGGTTCGCGGGTTTCCTGATCCTTCACCAGCTCGACCGCCCAGAAGCAACCAAGGCCTCGGATATCGCCGATGCTGTGGTGCTTCGCTGCCAAATCACGCAACGCAGGGCCGAAAACGTCCTCGCCCAACCGGCGGGCATTCTCAACCATTCCTTCCTCGTCCATGGCATTGATCGTCGCCACGGCAGCAGTCGTTGCCAGAACATGACCGGAGTAGGTCAACCCGCCGGGGTAGGGGGTGTGGTCAAAATCAGCGGCGATCTCGTCAGAGATTGCGACGCCACCCAACGGGACATAACCCGAGTTCACGCCCTTGGCGAAGGTCACCAGGTCTGGTTTCGCACCAAACTCCTCGAAGGCGAACCAGTTGCCTGTGCGGCCGAAACCAGCCATGACCTCGTCGCAAATCATGACAATGCCGTACTTATCACAGATTTCGCGGACACCCTGCCAGTATCCGGGCGGCGGAGGCATAATTCCCGCAGTGCCGGGGATCGACTCCATGATGAACGCGGCGAACAGCTCCGGCCCCTCAAACGCAATGAGGTTATCCAAGTACTCGAGGGCGCGCTGGCATTCTTCCTCTTCCGTCGTGGCATGGAATTGGCTGCGGTACAAGAATGGCCCGAAGAAGTGAACCGCGCCCGACGTCCCGTAGTCATTTCTCCACCGACGGTTATCGCCCGAAATATTCATAGCGATTTGGGTTGCGCCGTGGTAGCCCCTGAAACGCGACAACACCTTGTAGCGGCCCGTGTGCAGACGTGCCAAACGGATAGCGTGCTCGACGGCATCCGCGCCGCCGTTCGTGAACAACACCTTGTTGAGGTGATCGGGCAAGTGCGACGTGATCAGACGCGCGGCCTCCGAACGCTTGTCATTCGCGTACGCCGGAGCGATGGTGCACAGTTGGTCCGCCTGCTCCTTGATGGCCTGCACGACCTTCGGGTGCTGGTGGCCAATATTCGTATAAACCAGCTGCGAAGAAAAGTCGATATATTCCTTGTTATCTGCATCGACGATGTAGGAACCGTGGGCCGATTCCATCACAATCGGATCCAACTCCGCCTGTGCAGACCACGAATGGAAAACGTGGGCTCGATCGTCGTTGTAGGCGCGTCGACCAACGTCGGACTGGGGTACTGGCACCGTAAACCTCCATGGTGTCGGGTCAAAAAAGATGTGCCGTGTCGTCGCTGGGTAGGGCCCCGGTAAGACCCGGGTAGGACTCCGCAACGCACCGGCTCCGCCGAGTCTAACGGAAAAAGTGGCTTTTAATCCCTTGCGTTAACAAATGTTTACAATTGGGCGGCTATCGCGCGGGTAGTCATCGTGCCGGGAGGTGTGGCAATCGCGCCGGGACATGCGCCCTACGCCCACCCGAGTTCATGCAGACGGTCGTCATCGATACCGAAATGATGCCCAATTTCATGGACGACGGTGACTGCAACCTGGCGGACCAATTCCTCCTCTGAATTGCAGTATGCGCAGATCGCTTCCTTGTAAATCGTGATTTTGTCGGGGAGGGCAAAGCTATACGACGACGTCCGCCGGGTGAGAGCGACCCCCTCATACAGGCCCAAAGTGTTGGGATTCTCGCGGTTCCACGGTTCGACAACCAACGCAACATTATTCATATTGCGCAGGAGTGATTCGGGGATAAGCTCAATGCCCCTGTCGATGAGCTCGTCGAACCTTTCGTCAGATACGGAGATCATGACAGAACCTAATTTCCTCGTTTAGGCGCGCGGCTCGGCTGTGGCGGGGGCGGGTTGCCATTAATGGTGAATTCACCTTTTGCAGAGCCCTTCAAAGTGGATAGTGAGTTATTGTCTCCCGTTTTAATCAGAGAGCAATTGACGTTCCGGGAGCCACCCTTCCAGGAATCTTCCGTAAGCGTTGTCCAGAACGGTTCGAGCGTGGAGTTATAGAGCTTGTCATCGCCCCCGATGAATGCTGTAACCGAATCAGTACACCGCTTATTGAGATACTCATTTTGATCTTCAATGGATGGGTATTCTTTGAACTTTTCACCCAGATCAATGATGTCCGTGACCTCATATTGGTGGTCAGCATTACAATCCACGACTTGAGCGGTGGCATCCACGGATGTATCGCCCTCAGTTTGTTTGTTCTGGTTAACGTCCTTCTTTTCGGTAATGGCTACGCACTCGCCGGGCTTAAACACCGGTGACTGGTCCTGATCAGCCGCTTTGCCCGTAAGGGCGCTGGCGTGGCCATTATTCCCCGTCACTTGGAGACCGCACAACAGCGTTCGGTCACCATCTGCCCACGACTTTTGTGGCGGCAAAATCGGAGCAATCGTAAACCGACCCGTAGGATCAAACTTCCCGCCCAGATAGCTGAGCGTGGGCTGTTTACACAGTTCATCGGTCAACTCCGCTTGACGTTTCCGGCTGAGCATACCGGCGTTCGACCCGAATTCACTGGCCGGGTAGGCCGCCAAATTCTCCCGATGAGAGACCTCGAAGCGGTGAGACTTGGCGCAGTCGACGGTCTGAAAATCGGACACAGTGCCGTCGGAGGAGGTCTTCCAATCCAAGCACTGCCCAGCCTCGGCATTAGTAAAGGACTTTTGTTTCGATTCCTTATCTTCCCCGGGTGCCGTATGGGGGGTGTCCGACGCGGAATCGGAATGCTTTTCCTGGGCGTAGGTAAAAGTGCCCGCGGCTGATCCGCCACAGAGGAGTGCGACGAGGCCGACAATGACTGAGGAACGTCGGACTGTCGGTTTCATGCGTCACCTTCGTTTCCGGGGTCGTTGACTAATAGCGATCGACGTTTATTCGCGACATATCCTGCCACATGAGGCCCACTACTTACTATTATTCCAGTACTATTCCTGTACCTTACTTGTTTGCTTTTTGACCGGTTGAAGCTGGACAGCCCTAAAACCATTAAGCTAATGCTGTGATTGATCTGAAGCAGCTTCGTGATGACCCCGACCGTGTCCGTGAATCCCAGCGCACCCGTGGCGAAGACCCGGGCCTCGTCGATCAACTCCTCCAGGCTGACCAGGCCCGACGTGAGGCTATTTCCGCTGCCGACGCCACTCGCGCAGAACACAAGGCCTATACAAAGTCCATGGGCAAGAAGATGCGCGACGCATCCCCGGAGGAAAAGGAGAACCTGCGCGCAAAAGGAACGGAACTGTCCAACGTCGTCAAGGAAAAAGAGGAAGCCCAGCGGGTTGCTGAAGCTTCGGTTCATGACCTACAGATGCAGATCTCCAATATTGTAGAAGGTGCGCCTGCCGGTGGGGAAGAAGACTTCGTCGTTGTCGAGAAAGTGGGGACCCCGCCACAATTCGACTTCGAGCCGAAAGACCACCTCGAGCTCGGCGAATCCCTGGGGATTATCGATATGGAGCGCGGTGCGAAGGTATCGGGCTCGCGCTTTTACTTCCTCAAGGGTGCGGGTGCTCTGCTGCAGCTCGGGATGCTGCAGCTCGCGGCACAGAAGGCCGTGCAGCACGGGTTTGAACTGATGATCACCCCGGTCATTGTTAATCCGGAGTCGATGTCCGGCACCGGTTTCCTGGGGCAGCACGCCGACGAAATCTATTACCTACAGGAGGACAACCAGTACTTGGTGGGTACCTCCGAGGTTGCGTTAGCGGGCTACCACAGCAAGGAGATTATTGACCTTTCCGCTGGCCCTAAGCGCTACGCAGGGTGGTCCTCGTGCTTCCGGCGTGAGGCTGGGTCATATGGCAAGGACACGCGGGGAATTCTGCGCGTGCACCAGTTCGACAAGGTCGAAATGTTCAGCTACTGCAAGCCGGAGGACGCGGCCGCAGAACACCAGAAGCTCCTGAGTATGGAGCGGGAGATGCTCGCTGCCGTCGAGGTTCCTTATCGGATTATCGACGTTGCCGGTGGCGATTTGGGTTCCTCGGCAGCGCGAAAGTTCGATACCGAAGCATGGGTGCCGACGCAGAACACGTACCGCGAATTAACGTCGACCAGTAACTGCACGACGTTCCAGGCCCGCCGACTGGGGATCCGCTACCGCGATGAGAACAATAAGACGCAGATTGCGGCGACGTTGAATGGCACCTTGGCGACGACGCGCTGGTTAGTGGCCATTTTGGAGAACAACCAGCAGGCGGACGGGTCGGTGAAGGTCCCAGAGGCTTTGCAGCCGTATGTGGGCCAAGACGTACTGAAACCGGTGAAGTAACGCGGGATTAGCGCTCTTCACCGGCTGTCAGAACGACGTAGCGATAAAGAGTGCGGTGGGTGTAACTAATATTCAACAAAGCTTCCCGCACGGGGCGAATACAGCGGCCCGCATAACGGAAAGCTTTGTGAGAGAGTCAGGTTGCGTTCGTTTAGGAGAACGCAACCTGTCAGTACTTATGGCAGGTGCGTAACCCGCGAGTCCTTAGTGTGCGTCGATGAACCCGATGGCGCGGTCGATGACTTCGTCACGAGAGGGCTCGTTCATAGTCTCATGCATGGAACCCTTCCACAGGACCATGTGTTTGTCGGTGGATCCGACTGCGTTGTACCAGTTGATATCGAGCGGGTAGGGAACCAATCCGTCGGTATCGCCGTGCATGATGAGCGTTGGCTTCGTGTAGTTCTTCGCATGCGCACCGGTGTAGAGCAAGGCAGATGCGATCTGGTACAGCGTCGACACGTTCAACGTCTTGCTGTTGAGCGGATCGTTAGAGAGCTGGTCACGAACATCCGGATCTGAGACGACACCCAGCTTGAAGGCGTTAGGCACGTCGACGGTCTTGAGCGGCTCCGGGGACTCGATCGGCTTGCCCGCGTCCGGTGGCAGCTTCAAGCCGAACTGGTCCAGAACGCCCTGGACGTTGTAGCCGAGCATGGCGTCGAGCGGTTCGAACGGGCGCCTGCCGTCGTTAGGCAGGTATGGTCCGACGAAGAACGGGTAGGACTGTCCGTCGGCGTGCTTGTACTCCGGCATCAGCGTGTTCTCGCCGTAGTTGTTCACCGGAATACCACCACCGTTGGTCACGGTCGCGTCGATGGTGTCGGGGTAGACCACTGAGTACATCTGAGCGGCCATGGCGCCCATGGAGTGGCCCATCATGAACACTTTGCCCTGCTGCTCGTTGTGAATCATGTCGACGAGCTGCTTCATGTCGTCGATAACGTAGTTGAAGTTATCGATCAGTCCCTTGTGAACGTTGTTGTACGGTTCAGCGGAACGGCCGTGACCGCGGTGGTCAAGGCGGTAGACGTTGTAGCCGGCCAAGTTCAGGCGGTACGTGATGTAGTCGTAGCGCTGTTGGTTCTCTGCCAGACCGTGGATAAGAGCAATGCTTCCCTTAGCGTTGGGAATAATGTTCTTCTTCCAGTAGATCTCGGTACCTTTGCCATCGGTCGACGTGAATGTGCCATCAGTGACCTGAGCATCGGGGGCGACCATGCCAGTGATGCGGCCAGGGTAGGTGTTGTAGGTACGTACGACTCCGTCGGGGTTGGCTTCGGCGGCGGCAATGGTGCCCGAACCGAAGATCACTGCAAGCGAGAGAACAGCGGCGCCACTGGCCTTCTTGAGGGACGACATTTTTAACCTCGTGTGGGGAGAAATGAACAATGGTCGGCGCGGTTAATCTTCACGGTTCTAGTAGACAGCTAGTGTGATAATTAACCGCTTCATCTATCCGACATTTCAATGCTCCGCAGTCGGGATCTTCTTAGAGTGGAATAAAAATAGAGGCTTGGAAGTTGATATATCGAGATTTCTTCTCGACGAAGGCCTCGCTGTTTTATTCCTCTGGCCGATGCTCCCAACCTGGGTATTGATTCAATCGGTAGATATCGCTAAAGAAAATACTAATGCACTTCAGAAGTTTGACGAAGAAAAAATGAGCGGCCCCACCCCCGTGTGGGGTTGGTATGTAACGAACTGAGATATACGGCATCCTTATCGATGTGTGGTGTGAGAAGTGAAGTGCTCTGGACCGGACACAAGTGACCTACGGGAGTCATGTGGTACCGCGTTTACCCAGGTAAAAGCGCTATTTTATGGTCAAACCGAAGCGTGATTGAGGGTGTCCTCATGTGTGGAGGGGTCGGGGGTGGCTTTGCTGCGAATGTAAAAATTAGCTCAACGATGCGTGAGTGATAGGGCGTGATGAGAGAGTAAGAAATAACACACCGGAATGACGCTTAACGTCAAGGATTTTGTTGCACCCCAAAAATAATTTTCCGCATCTCTGAATTCAGACGCTCTAAAGTCAGATTTTGGCGAATGTTGTCGCATAGAGATATATGCAACAGTGGTCAAAGAAAAGTGGCCGCGCTGCAATGTTTCGACGCGAACGAAAAATGAGATCGAGTGAAATTGTGGAATAACTCTGTCGAGGGTGTTAGAAAATAACCTTGGGTAATGTCGGATTAT of Corynebacterium kroppenstedtii DSM 44385 contains these proteins:
- a CDS encoding condensation domain-containing protein; the encoded protein is MQSRTQCSSTTARTTVVAALQLNKHIEVLAQKHGNKHTKDDTMEYTELADYPLPTGQLSTWQFTDDASQWSEDERSLSINHEDHLREVLRTEKNNAEQGLPSVSEDWIGGAFVIHQPLHTDAFREALTTWFSCHEAYRTTAVANDRDDATTTFTRYTLGSSAVDVSRNDFGVYHDDQLLRHEIHRHFAQHVNGIGWPHVTVATIEPETSEAAQEFTVIFAADHAVMDAYTQLFTIAELRELYAAAVDKREPALPPAGSYVDFCAGERAVTESASARERAVEEWKEFLTGTDGHLAPPVFPLPIRSGAESGSATPADQHRAQHSLSQWLLNEKDIAELGKRAKANGGSTKSALLTALKLALTELSPVSSARYIMPMHTRHEPKYMLSAGWFVGLMPVDDPLNGASSFTDAFSDTVQATKRHRDLSVYPYAAVSDALHINEPPRFVISYVDTRFVPGADTWGIEIAFSVAL
- a CDS encoding gamma carbonic anhydrase family protein — protein: MENSAFAPQTASSTDGPLLLPFNGRRPRVHRTAWIAPNATLIGDVEIGAHSSVYYGCVLRGDVNSIRIGERTNIQDNSVLHVDSDAPCTLGDDVTVGHMALVHGSTVENGVLVGMKSALLSHSVVHEGSLIAAAAVVLEGQEVPAKSLAAGVPAKVKRQLSDEQSHSFIPHAAHYVENAESQPRRAESLKPEDVYFD
- a CDS encoding SDR family NAD(P)-dependent oxidoreductase: MTSPSKDAFSATTNDSGAHGDGTKPVAVITGASSGIGAASAKALADAGYTVYIGARRVEKLQAVAEGIDAVALPLDVTDQESVDKFCEQVPRCDVLVNNAGGAHGSESIADANVEDWQWMYDTNVLGTLRVTRALLPKVEASGDGQVINISSIAGHEPYRGGAGYNAAKHAVAAMTRVLRLELLGKPVRVCEICPGLVNTEFSTVRFGGDKEKADAVYRGLEPMVAEDIADAVVWIATRPSRMNIDHITIMARDQVSAQEVYRREE
- a CDS encoding aspartate aminotransferase family protein, whose translation is MPVPQSDVGRRAYNDDRAHVFHSWSAQAELDPIVMESAHGSYIVDADNKEYIDFSSQLVYTNIGHQHPKVVQAIKEQADQLCTIAPAYANDKRSEAARLITSHLPDHLNKVLFTNGGADAVEHAIRLARLHTGRYKVLSRFRGYHGATQIAMNISGDNRRWRNDYGTSGAVHFFGPFLYRSQFHATTEEEECQRALEYLDNLIAFEGPELFAAFIMESIPGTAGIMPPPPGYWQGVREICDKYGIVMICDEVMAGFGRTGNWFAFEEFGAKPDLVTFAKGVNSGYVPLGGVAISDEIAADFDHTPYPGGLTYSGHVLATTAAVATINAMDEEGMVENARRLGEDVFGPALRDLAAKHHSIGDIRGLGCFWAVELVKDQETREPLGAYGTTAPEVKELVAECRENGLVVFQNMNRIHICPALNIPDDVARQGLEILDKALTTLDQKVAIQ
- a CDS encoding metallopeptidase family protein, giving the protein MISVSDERFDELIDRGIELIPESLLRNMNNVALVVEPWNRENPNTLGLYEGVALTRRTSSYSFALPDKITIYKEAICAYCNSEEELVRQVAVTVVHEIGHHFGIDDDRLHELGWA
- a CDS encoding septum formation family protein, giving the protein MKPTVRRSSVIVGLVALLCGGSAAGTFTYAQEKHSDSASDTPHTAPGEDKESKQKSFTNAEAGQCLDWKTSSDGTVSDFQTVDCAKSHRFEVSHRENLAAYPASEFGSNAGMLSRKRQAELTDELCKQPTLSYLGGKFDPTGRFTIAPILPPQKSWADGDRTLLCGLQVTGNNGHASALTGKAADQDQSPVFKPGECVAITEKKDVNQNKQTEGDTSVDATAQVVDCNADHQYEVTDIIDLGEKFKEYPSIEDQNEYLNKRCTDSVTAFIGGDDKLYNSTLEPFWTTLTEDSWKGGSRNVNCSLIKTGDNNSLSTLKGSAKGEFTINGNPPPPQPSRAPKRGN
- the serS gene encoding serine--tRNA ligase, coding for MIDLKQLRDDPDRVRESQRTRGEDPGLVDQLLQADQARREAISAADATRAEHKAYTKSMGKKMRDASPEEKENLRAKGTELSNVVKEKEEAQRVAEASVHDLQMQISNIVEGAPAGGEEDFVVVEKVGTPPQFDFEPKDHLELGESLGIIDMERGAKVSGSRFYFLKGAGALLQLGMLQLAAQKAVQHGFELMITPVIVNPESMSGTGFLGQHADEIYYLQEDNQYLVGTSEVALAGYHSKEIIDLSAGPKRYAGWSSCFRREAGSYGKDTRGILRVHQFDKVEMFSYCKPEDAAAEHQKLLSMEREMLAAVEVPYRIIDVAGGDLGSSAARKFDTEAWVPTQNTYRELTSTSNCTTFQARRLGIRYRDENNKTQIAATLNGTLATTRWLVAILENNQQADGSVKVPEALQPYVGQDVLKPVK
- a CDS encoding alpha/beta fold hydrolase — encoded protein: MSSLKKASGAAVLSLAVIFGSGTIAAAEANPDGVVRTYNTYPGRITGMVAPDAQVTDGTFTSTDGKGTEIYWKKNIIPNAKGSIALIHGLAENQQRYDYITYRLNLAGYNVYRLDHRGHGRSAEPYNNVHKGLIDNFNYVIDDMKQLVDMIHNEQQGKVFMMGHSMGAMAAQMYSVVYPDTIDATVTNGGGIPVNNYGENTLMPEYKHADGQSYPFFVGPYLPNDGRRPFEPLDAMLGYNVQGVLDQFGLKLPPDAGKPIESPEPLKTVDVPNAFKLGVVSDPDVRDQLSNDPLNSKTLNVSTLYQIASALLYTGAHAKNYTKPTLIMHGDTDGLVPYPLDINWYNAVGSTDKHMVLWKGSMHETMNEPSRDEVIDRAIGFIDAH